GACTTGACGCGCTCAAAGATGCCGCTCAGCATGTCCTTGTCAATGTCGTGGCAATCGTCGATGCCACGCAGATTCTTGATAAAGTCCTCGACGCGCATGCGACGCTCTGGCTTCAGATTTGGCGTATGCAGATCCGTGTTCAGCATGATGATGGCAAATGCCAGCACAAAGATCTGTAAGGGAAGGGAAATGTAAGTCAGAGGAACTGATTAATATAAGGAAAGGTTTCTCTTACCGTATCGGATGATCTCAGTCGACCCACAATGTCCGCATTGCATTCGCAGTAGCGCTGCGAGAAGATCTCCATCAGTCGCTCAATCTTCTGCGCCTCGCCGGGCATGCGGAAGTATGCCTGGAACTTGCGCAACGCCACATCCACCTGTCGCCCAGATAGATCGAGTTCCATGGCAAAGCAGCTGAGCACCGCCATGTTGAACTGATTCTGCAGATTGCCCAAATACTCGCCAATCATTTGCCGCGAGAGTCCTTTGCGGGTGATGAGGAAACGTGCCACGCCCTGTGGCGTATTCTCGAGGAAACCGCGGCGTATCAAGTACGTGATGCCCTTCTCGGGTTTCTTGTTGAACAGATTGAGACCCACGCGATACTGTCGCTTCCTTATTGTCTCCGACATCTTGTAGTTCTGTGCCACGCCCgccgcagcagccgccgcctgcaactgttgctgttcgtgctgctgctgctcgtgtTGCTCGTACTGTGCGGCACTCGTGTGCGACGAGATCGCATGATCATCTGTGGGTGGCACGCCACCAGCTGCTGTCaccgctgccactgccacctGCATCTGGGAGGTGACACAAACTCCTGCAGAGTCCGCCGAGTGCGTGGAGAACTGTTGTGAACTATTCAACGCAGTGCCACGTTTCCAGGTGTGCGGCGAATTGCTGCGATCCGAGCCCAAGTCGCTGTTCATGTTGCGTTCCGCTGAGGTGACGCTCGAATCCGACCCAGAGCTCTGCACCGAGGTGAGACTTCCGTTCTCCGCCGTCTTGCAGAGGCCGTTGGTGCGCAGCAAAGAGGGAGGCGGCGGTGTTTGACGTTGCATCATCAGCAGCTGACTctgttgctgtgctgtgatCGAGGAGGTGCGCTTGGGCACCTCGGGTGGCACCTTCTTGCCACTGCCGCTGCCCTGGCTGCCACAgctgggcgtgggcgtggtgCTGCCGCCCTTGGGTCGCATATAGATCTGCGCTGCCGAATAGTAGGGCGTGTGTGGCGAGTGTCCGCTTGTGTTCACCCACGAGGCATTCAACGAGGTGTCCGCCGAGCTGGCGAAGCTCAGATCATGCGGCGAGCCGTGGTAGCTGGTGTAATAAGCAGCTGTCGTGGGCATCGCCTGGGCATTGTAGTAATGCGACTCGGCTGCGTGCAACAAATTGACGTGCGGATGCGAGGCCAGACCAGAGACTGAGGTGGTGGAACCGCCAATCGAAACCGGGGAGGCGCCTGCAAGAGCAAATGCAAAGAATGTGTTAGTAAATATGCAATACAATTTAACTGTAATATAACTATAGCTAATAATTATACCCACAAGAAATTTGCATCTTCAGCTTTATAAAATAACACAGCATTAACAACTGGAACTATTTAACAATGTATCTAATTCATTTGTCTGTCTATCCCTTCGTATAAATAACTAGATCGTTGAGTCTCTAAGAACTAAATCTATTAAATTTGACAGTCATAGTAAGCGAACTTAAATATCACCGTCACGCCACCTTAGGAAACtcctaaataaattttaaaaattaccaaaaagaTATTgtaatttctataaataagtGCCTAGGTCGAAGCAAGGTTTATTCAGTTTGTTAAATAACACACTCTAAACATAAACTAGATAACCGTAATCCTCCAGAGTCTACAAGGATTATGTATCTATTAAAATACTCAATCAATGTCAGTCCCACTTTTGGAAAACACAAAGTAATAAAACTACAATCAAGTTTTGACTCTAATAAACACTTTACTTTAAATGACTTCCAATAACTTcaaaaattggaaattgaatAAGCAAgcctttaaataaaattgcaaaaatattaaaaacagatattgtaatttctataaataattgcCTAGGTCGCAACTATGTTTATTCGGTTTGATAATTAACACGTTCTAAACATAAACTTGATAGCCGTAATCCTCTGTAGTTTACAAGGATTAATTCTCTAATAAAATACTCCATCAATGTCAGTCCCCCTTTGGGAAAacaataagtaagaaagctacagctaAGCTTTGGCTGCAATAGACCctttactttatattaaatgacTTAAAATGCTCGCATATTGACTTTGTCTTCGATTGCTGATACTTTACTAATCCATTCTAAATGTTTACAGAAGCAATTCACAACAGTTGCTGTCAAtgtttaattgcttttattttatttgcaattatttagtATAACAATCTTTTTTCAGTTCTCTACTTTTTTCTctgaaatttgtaatttgcgttctttactttgttttactttaaatCAATATGATTTGTTTGCTATGTTTCTTACtttgtttcactttaattcaatttgtttaagtaTAGAAGACAAACTTGACTGCAGTCTTTTATTACTTTTCTGTAAACAGTTTTACTTCACAACCTTTATAATCTATTATTGTAACTACTTCGTAGCACCGcctttgcatattaaatgttACAAAATTCCAAACGCAATTTCTAGATAGTTCCGTATTAAGTTATTATCGATTACCCCATGCTTATCGTATTTACTGcatatctcatagtcgagcccACTATAGCTTCACTTATTTTATGGTGGCATGATATTCAAAGCGTAGCCAAAATACTCGTACCAAATTCCAGGCAAAACAAAGAAGTTAACAATGACTCAGCGTTAGATAAGAAACGTGCACTGAACTGAGGCAATATTTGGTTGAAAGTCGCAAGAGAATTCTCTCACtctaaatcaatttaaattcacatCTCTCACCTGATTGACTGCGTGGAATGGGACTACAATCCAGCTGGCGTCTCTCTCGCATGGACATCGATCGTGTCGGAGGAGTCCGCGATAATCCTGGCGAAGCGGCTCCTGGAGGACCCGCCATGATGGTCACAcgtggctgttgctgtcccgcagctgcagctgctgctgcttgttgttgctgctgctgttgttgttgctgttgctgctgttcgagCTGAGATTCTGTGGTGCTGCCATAGGCAGATGAGAGCGAAGCATTCGCTGAACCCGCGCTCTCCTCGGCCAGCGTCATGCTGGAGGCGGTGACAACCATGCGGCGACTGAGACGCTTCTCGGCCTTGGCCATCGCTGTGATCGAGGCGAACTTCTTCACCATCATGTAGTGTCGAAAGGCGCGCTGAATTGTCACGGCTGCATTGCGCGCCCGAACGCCGCCGTACTTGCGTTCCAGCAGCTCGATCTGTTTATCCAGCAGATCCTGTGATAGCTCGTAGCTGCAGTTAGAgaatattcgaaatatacgtTATTGAAAATGCTAAATCAGAGTCTTTTGCGTTGGGAAATATGCGCATAACTGAGGATCGAGTCTCCAAGTTTGCCCGATTCGAGTCGCCAAAGTTGCGACTCGTCACTTGATAAGATATCGTTTGTCGTCTATTTGAGCGTCGTGTGAGTATCTttacccaaacacacacacacaccacggTTCGACCTgattaaaaatgttgccacGAGCAACGAAAAACCTAGAGAGAGGTTCCTCCCCTCTGAATTTGCTTATGGTCATAAACAGTTTccccatttttatttttgtttaatattgcGCATTTCGATGGGAGATGGAAATAGCAGAAAAAAAAGCCACCTGGAAGTCATATTTGCGAGTGATATTAATTAGCAGTTATACAGATGGTCTCCAAGAtatctgcaaaaaaaaaacaccgaGAGATTCCCGCTGGAAGCATCTTTTTCTCTTACTCTCTTTGAGGTCATTGGCAGTTGAGTTTATCACGAGTTTTTCAAGCATCAAACAAAACAGTTCTGTTCAGAGATGTTTAAGTATCATATTTGCATGATTGATTGCTGATAAAGTGAGGGAAGTACCATACATGTTATAGGAATATTACTAAGCAAGCGAACTAAATGAGTTCGGTGGAAAAAAAGCTAGCTTGGAATAGCTGATAACATAGTTCTTAAGATGGCagtaatattaaaacatatgCAAGATTTTCCAGAAAGAATGCTGACAATGTTTCTACAGGCTAAATTAAGAAAGCTGTGCTATAAGAAACCTTCTTTCTGTAGaagaaaatgattttaatttaaacgaTGAATCAGTAAAGAATAATATTCAGTTTGggagaataaataaaaaaccttAAATGATCAATTGATTGATAAGAACTATATTTCAAGAAGCTTAATCGTTATCGAATGaagaaagtttttcaattaatcGAATAAGTCATCAAGAATACATTTTAGCTTGCGAGTTCATTAAGAATgacatttgcaataaatttattatacaagCTGACCAAGCGCTTGAATAAgttatatgcaaaatattttacaaagaTGAAGAAAATGCTATAGTTAATTATGGATTAATCcataaagaataaaatgtaGTTTGGGAGTTCGTTaagaatgaaaaagaaatctTAAATGATCAGTTTGAGATTCTTAAAAATGAAGAAGTAGCAAATGATGAACTAATCCATAGAGaatctatttcaattttatagaTTGTTAAGACCGAAGAAAATCGCTTCAACATTTGCGCTTGAATAAGTtagaaatcaaatatatttaacgaagatgaataaaaaactataattaatcgattaattaataaagaataatgTTTGGaaagaatgaataaataacattaaataatccataaagaatatatttcaatttgggAGATCGTTTAGAATGAAGAAAGTCACTTAAATAGTTACAATTATCATAAGCTGACCAACTGCTTGAATAATAAATCAGATCTATTTTATGAATACGAAGAATGTACTTCACTTAATCGGTTAATCCATTAATATGCGAATTtagcagttcaataaaaaggAAGAAGAAAGCGCCTTAAAAAATCGGCAATAGTTATTATAAACTATCAAACTGCTTTTATAAAATAgagttgtaaaatatttgagtTAAGATACAACAAATCCATGTAACTAGTAAAATTGTCTAAAAGAGTTTATCTTTAAGTGCAAGAAAAGATTTATGAAGAAAGTACGCGTTAAGGAAATCTGTAATCACTTTCAAAGATCAGCGTTTAAGACTTTTCTTCATACCTGCAGACAACGATTCTGAGTGAAAACATCTGCGTCGCATTATCATTTGATATTTGCACGCAGAGACCTGTTTTCCTGGGCAGCTGAAAGTGCGTTACTGCTGAACAATGAACAAAGACAAACTAGCGGGCAAAAAGAGAATTTGCTTTTGGCTAGGAAAAACAGCTGAGATTGAATTACAGACAGTAGCCAGAGAGAGAATTAAGGCCAAGCAACTTGTGGCTGCTCGTAAAAAAGTCAGCTGTCAACTGAGTgccaaatatttacattcCAAGCTGCTAATGTGCGTCAACTCCTAATCTTGGCTGGGATCGTGAGTGTGGGTGGTTGGTTGGGtgattacatacatatatactacatacgaTACTCTACTCTGCTTATCAGTTGGATGTGCCGCAAAGGACAAAGTCCAAAGTCGTTAGCAAGACAGTTTGGATGGCTCATTGGATAATAGATAATCGATCACAATTTTAATGGAATACTTACGCTGATTGGGCGCGCGTTCGCTTGAGAACATCGCCTCCATTGCGGATGGAGTTCTTTTTGTGCAtattctgttgctgttgctgctgcagctgaagttgctgcaactgttgctgctgttgctgcaacaccACAGCGCCAGCAGCCGAACCGGCGCCGGTGCCGACGCCGCTGCCCGCAATGACGACAGCGCCGccgtgatgatgatgatgcccatggtgataatgatgatgatagtgCCCAGCACTGCCCACAGATGGCGCTGCCTGCACTTGCATATAatgctgttgcagttgatgctgctgctgttgttgttgttgttgttgttgctgatggcACGTGGGATACTGTTGTATCTGGTAGATCATCTGCGGATGCTGTGGCGCGGGATAGTTGATGGTGGCAGCCGAGTTATGCCCCCCGGCCCCCGCATAATGATTCTGCAGATAAACATAGCCACCGACGCTGTCCGTGGTCGATGTGGAGCCGTGACCTCCTCCAGTTGACGATATTGGCGCACCCGCCAAATCGTACTGTGTGGAGCCGCTGCGCTCGATGCTCTTCTGGGGAAAGCTGCAAAGATTAGAATATAGAAATAGATTAGTTTAGTTAAGGGTAAATTTgcagagtgagagtgagaagttgagggcagcagcaacagcttttgTTATGCATACCTTTCGCCAATTATAAAACCCGAAATGCAAATGATCattttggaaaaatattcTATGGGTTTgctttaacacacacacattaacacatctaaaatatatatacacgcAACTACAGTTATGGAGCGAGTTAATCACAATAAAAACgccagccacaaaaaaaagttgtaataaatattcaaattcaaattgagttTCGTGAGTTTTGTGTTTACGGTTTGACCGATCACAGGAAGCACTCAAAGAGTCTACAACACTCGATTCTCAAgcggaagaagaagaagagtttCGATTCTCAAGCGGAAGAAATCGTTCGTCGCGTCGTCGCCCAGCAACGGTCGCGTTTCAACTAAACCGAGAGACATCGCTTCGAGCTCGACAAGCTGCTCAAAAAAGGCCTAAAcgtgtttttcatttgtatgtgtgtgtgtgcacacatatactatattatatatgtattagtATGCCATGCCAGCTGCCTACGCATCGAGCAGAAATGcatctgttttgtttttgagctcaacaattgttgttgttgctacccTTGCGAAGCCATAGACAACAATAcaacgagaaaaaaagaagagagtgagaaaaCACTGAAGAAGATCCTCCTAAGCGTAAAAGGATCCCTTTCAAAAATGAAACCCAAAAAAATCCTAAAGCAGAGATGGAGGCGGGGGAAGGGGCAAAAGTGTCAGTGCCATATGTCGACTGGATCAGCATTAACATCCatccactctctctctatataggAAATGATTAGCTAACgatgacaaacacacacacatcgagaAATCCCCTAGACACAAAGATTGCAGTTCAGCGACAGATCTTCAAGAATTTTGTTGTGGAAATTAAAAGGGAGAAAGTGCTGAGCTGCGTTAgattaacaacaacattgcatTGGAAATGGAAACGGAAAAGAAAAGTGATTATTAGATTGATAGATTGAAGCATAATATATGCcttggaaaatggaaaagaaaaacaattattagaTTGTTAAGATCTCTGAGCAGAGGTGAGGATTGATCAATAATTCAAGATAAAAAGCTAGATTTGTAGATGTGCATAAATATCATACTTTGGAGTAACATAATATAAAGGAATACGGTATTGATtgattcattttcattaagaGATCTTAACTCGATACAAATCAGAAACATAAATCAGTATTGCATTACCTATactttgcaaataaatttaactcaaattgaattacatatattcgatattataataatagttcAAATTCGAAAAGACTTGATAGAAGATTTTCCTATCTATTCTGTTTAGTTACTAGGATTACTAAAATGCCGTATGTGACATTTTGGACTATAGAAAATAGAACTCAAAATCTTTTAGTTCAacaattttgtgtgttttaaaaataaattaaatcgcTCTATAGAATATAAAGTCTTTAAGATTagtaaaatatagtaaaataacCTTttgactaaaaaaaaaaaaattgaaaatcttttAGTTGTAGGAATTTTTCACCATAATAACTAGAATTGAAAAATCCTTAACTATTTAAGatttgtttctctctttttctcaagCATCTCCTTTGATCTACACAAAATTTTACCGCTTTAACTAGACTCATCCTAAACATTTCTTGCTACCGATTGAAACGTTAAATTTCCCACATCAGTTAATATTTATACTCTATAATTTCAGATTTCCTTTACaaataaatctataattatttCCTTTAATTATTTCCCGACCGTTAAAACCCTGCGCTACTGCGTCTAAATAATTGATTATGTGATTCGTATAGTGCCGAAGCAATTTGAAACATGGCTCAGTTGGTGGCCTAATAGGTTTTTGGCCGTGGCTAAAACGCAATCAGTTAGAGCATTCGAtgcacaaaaccaaaaacacaaaaatggaaaagaatCTCGAATCGACAAAATTGTGAACAATGCGCAGCTGGATTTTGCACCCAGCgagcaaaacacaaacaggATTGAAGGATAACGAGGCAGGAAAACACGCACAATACGATTTTTCAAAAGGGGCGAGTGAATACAAGAATATTCGAGtatgaatacgaatacgaatacgagttTTATCCTTGTCCGATTGTTTTGTGTTcctctgcttcttctgctttttTGCCAGGTTGAGGAATAATGCACCTGGCGAACAATTCAACCCCGGTTGTCCTTACAGAGCAGgtagagcaacaacaacttgctcttgttgttattgttgccagccaagcaacttgccacacagtttttctccctctctctttctctttctcactcttgTGCAACGATTTAAGTGCTTGGCGAGTCCTGCTTGAAAATTGAGTCGACGTCCaagtgaaaaagaagaaaacatcTGCCACACGTCGCCACtaattgtttgctgctgcacatGTGTCCAGCTGTTTGTTTGCCTCCAGCTCAAGCTGTATTTGTAGCTGTATCTCTTGGATACGATTGTATCTTGCGGCCAGCGACGTCACTGACACACTACGCTTTGCGCCGCGAGCCACAAAACTTTGTCCGTTCCCCTGCCCCTCAGGCAGCGAGCGGACTGCGAGCACTTCCTCGCACACTTCCTCAGTGGCTGTTTGATATGCAACaagtgtcgtcgtcgtcggcctTTTGACGTTGCGACTTGCGTGACctgacgtcgtcgtcgacgtcggcgACCGCCTTTAAGCAAAGCGCACCCGTAATTGTTATTGATTTTACATTAGTGTTCGTTTTTGAGGTCTTATGCTTTATGGAGTGTGCCACATTAAgaaccaaacaaacaaatgaaaaggcCAGACagctgacagacagacagacatacaaaaaaagtgaCAGGGAAACCCAGTGCAAAGGTGCGAGacttttagttttcattttaaactgAAGCCAACACGAAGCTGTCTAAGTAATAGACtctatttaaatgtatgtgtTAAGTCAACTTATTGCATTTGACTTTGACACattacaaattcattttatgtCTTCAAACAgcttttaattaactaaatttgtaAGTAATGCCCTCTATATTACCATTTCTTATTGAGAAGTAACAGCGCTGTTAGCTTAACAGCAGCTTAGCATTTTCTGTTacagcccaaaagtatgcaacgttttagttgcatttcatttcacgCAGCGAAGACACGTTCCAGTGTTAATGAAACGCATTGGAAATGGAACGAA
This is a stretch of genomic DNA from Drosophila albomicans strain 15112-1751.03 chromosome 3, ASM965048v2, whole genome shotgun sequence. It encodes these proteins:
- the LOC117572595 gene encoding IQ motif and SEC7 domain-containing protein 1 isoform X4, coding for MIICISGFIIGESFPQKSIERSGSTQYDLAGAPISSTGGGHGSTSTTDSVGGYVYLQNHYAGAGGHNSAATINYPAPQHPQMIYQIQQYPTCHQQQQQQQQQQQHQLQQHYMQVQAAPSVGSAGHYHHHYHHGHHHHHGGAVVIAGSGVGTGAGSAAGAVVLQQQQQQLQQLQLQQQQQQNMHKKNSIRNGGDVLKRTRAQSAYELSQDLLDKQIELLERKYGGVRARNAAVTIQRAFRHYMMVKKFASITAMAKAEKRLSRRMVVTASSMTLAEESAGSANASLSSAYGSTTESQLEQQQQQQQQQQQQQAAAAAAAGQQQPRVTIMAGPPGAASPGLSRTPPTRSMSMRERRQLDCSPIPRSQSGASPVSIGGSTTSVSGLASHPHVNLLHAAESHYYNAQAMPTTAAYYTSYHGSPHDLSFASSADTSLNASWVNTSGHSPHTPYYSAAQIYMRPKGGSTTPTPSCGSQGSGSGKKVPPEVPKRTSSITAQQQSQLLMMQRQTPPPPSLLRTNGLCKTAENGSLTSVQSSGSDSSVTSAERNMNSDLGSDRSNSPHTWKRGTALNSSQQFSTHSADSAGVCVTSQMQVAVAAVTAAGGVPPTDDHAISSHTSAAQYEQHEQQQHEQQQLQAAAAAAGVAQNYKMSETIRKRQYRVGLNLFNKKPEKGITYLIRRGFLENTPQGVARFLITRKGLSRQMIGEYLGNLQNQFNMAVLSCFAMELDLSGRQVDVALRKFQAYFRMPGEAQKIERLMEIFSQRYCECNADIVGRLRSSDTIFVLAFAIIMLNTDLHTPNLKPERRMRVEDFIKNLRGIDDCHDIDKDMLSGIFERVKSDEFKPGSDHVTQVMKVQATIVGKKPNLALPHRRLVCYCRLYEIPDVNKKERPGVHQREVFLFNDLLVITKIFSKKKTSVTYTFRNSFPLCGTVVTLLDLPNYPFCIQLSQKVDGKILITFNARNEHDRCKFAEDLKESISEMDEMESLRIEAELERQKSARNRATGNADNRDSGVADVEVCPCPYPQGTQAAGEQAPNSADSSQLKRSALSNSLLDMHEQFGNEKPQRRGSVGSLDSGMSISFQSTTTSSASRENAAAIAAAANAANAASKIRFNMQGTPNNVYAAPGMQAYTHANFVQQSQAAYLLQQQQMLQQQQVAAAQMQAHAQAQAQAQAQAQAQAQAQAQALTAAAVAPGPVVMGRIPGRERKASRSDDSRSTEV
- the LOC117572595 gene encoding IQ motif and SEC7 domain-containing protein 1 isoform X2, translated to MSKTSSSSTNNNNHHHHHHNNNNNRRHLPVPANLDDSGGESFLQYDSEKKPPPIVVVVGDGRSRVRRVVRTATRHVTVVSLSTRHKETQTHTSHHVTAVSFPQKSIERSGSTQYDLAGAPISSTGGGHGSTSTTDSVGGYVYLQNHYAGAGGHNSAATINYPAPQHPQMIYQIQQYPTCHQQQQQQQQQQQHQLQQHYMQVQAAPSVGSAGHYHHHYHHGHHHHHGGAVVIAGSGVGTGAGSAAGAVVLQQQQQQLQQLQLQQQQQQNMHKKNSIRNGGDVLKRTRAQSAYELSQDLLDKQIELLERKYGGVRARNAAVTIQRAFRHYMMVKKFASITAMAKAEKRLSRRMVVTASSMTLAEESAGSANASLSSAYGSTTESQLEQQQQQQQQQQQQQAAAAAAAGQQQPRVTIMAGPPGAASPGLSRTPPTRSMSMRERRQLDCSPIPRSQSGASPVSIGGSTTSVSGLASHPHVNLLHAAESHYYNAQAMPTTAAYYTSYHGSPHDLSFASSADTSLNASWVNTSGHSPHTPYYSAAQIYMRPKGGSTTPTPSCGSQGSGSGKKVPPEVPKRTSSITAQQQSQLLMMQRQTPPPPSLLRTNGLCKTAENGSLTSVQSSGSDSSVTSAERNMNSDLGSDRSNSPHTWKRGTALNSSQQFSTHSADSAGVCVTSQMQVAVAAVTAAGGVPPTDDHAISSHTSAAQYEQHEQQQHEQQQLQAAAAAAGVAQNYKMSETIRKRQYRVGLNLFNKKPEKGITYLIRRGFLENTPQGVARFLITRKGLSRQMIGEYLGNLQNQFNMAVLSCFAMELDLSGRQVDVALRKFQAYFRMPGEAQKIERLMEIFSQRYCECNADIVGRLRSSDTIFVLAFAIIMLNTDLHTPNLKPERRMRVEDFIKNLRGIDDCHDIDKDMLSGIFERVKSDEFKPGSDHVTQVMKVQATIVGKKPNLALPHRRLVCYCRLYEIPDVNKKERPGVHQREVFLFNDLLVITKIFSKKKTSVTYTFRNSFPLCGTVVTLLDLPNYPFCIQLSQKVDGKILITFNARNEHDRCKFAEDLKESISEMDEMESLRIEAELERQKSARNRATGNADNRDSGVADVEVCPCPYPQGTQAAGEQAPNSADSSQLKRSALSNSLLDMHEQFGNEKPQRRGSVGSLDSGMSISFQSTTTSSASRENAAAIAAAANAANAASKIRFNMQGTPNNVYAAPGMQAYTHANFVQQSQAAYLLQQQQMLQQQQVAAAQMQAHAQAQAQAQAQAQAQAQAQAQALTAAAVAPGPVVMGRIPGRERKASRSDDSRSTEV
- the LOC117572595 gene encoding IQ motif and SEC7 domain-containing protein 1 isoform X3, with protein sequence MSSYTAAQYYKTTNMITSNEIYCFPQKSIERSGSTQYDLAGAPISSTGGGHGSTSTTDSVGGYVYLQNHYAGAGGHNSAATINYPAPQHPQMIYQIQQYPTCHQQQQQQQQQQQHQLQQHYMQVQAAPSVGSAGHYHHHYHHGHHHHHGGAVVIAGSGVGTGAGSAAGAVVLQQQQQQLQQLQLQQQQQQNMHKKNSIRNGGDVLKRTRAQSAYELSQDLLDKQIELLERKYGGVRARNAAVTIQRAFRHYMMVKKFASITAMAKAEKRLSRRMVVTASSMTLAEESAGSANASLSSAYGSTTESQLEQQQQQQQQQQQQQAAAAAAAGQQQPRVTIMAGPPGAASPGLSRTPPTRSMSMRERRQLDCSPIPRSQSGASPVSIGGSTTSVSGLASHPHVNLLHAAESHYYNAQAMPTTAAYYTSYHGSPHDLSFASSADTSLNASWVNTSGHSPHTPYYSAAQIYMRPKGGSTTPTPSCGSQGSGSGKKVPPEVPKRTSSITAQQQSQLLMMQRQTPPPPSLLRTNGLCKTAENGSLTSVQSSGSDSSVTSAERNMNSDLGSDRSNSPHTWKRGTALNSSQQFSTHSADSAGVCVTSQMQVAVAAVTAAGGVPPTDDHAISSHTSAAQYEQHEQQQHEQQQLQAAAAAAGVAQNYKMSETIRKRQYRVGLNLFNKKPEKGITYLIRRGFLENTPQGVARFLITRKGLSRQMIGEYLGNLQNQFNMAVLSCFAMELDLSGRQVDVALRKFQAYFRMPGEAQKIERLMEIFSQRYCECNADIVGRLRSSDTIFVLAFAIIMLNTDLHTPNLKPERRMRVEDFIKNLRGIDDCHDIDKDMLSGIFERVKSDEFKPGSDHVTQVMKVQATIVGKKPNLALPHRRLVCYCRLYEIPDVNKKERPGVHQREVFLFNDLLVITKIFSKKKTSVTYTFRNSFPLCGTVVTLLDLPNYPFCIQLSQKVDGKILITFNARNEHDRCKFAEDLKESISEMDEMESLRIEAELERQKSARNRATGNADNRDSGVADVEVCPCPYPQGTQAAGEQAPNSADSSQLKRSALSNSLLDMHEQFGNEKPQRRGSVGSLDSGMSISFQSTTTSSASRENAAAIAAAANAANAASKIRFNMQGTPNNVYAAPGMQAYTHANFVQQSQAAYLLQQQQMLQQQQVAAAQMQAHAQAQAQAQAQAQAQAQAQAQALTAAAVAPGPVVMGRIPGRERKASRSDDSRSTEV
- the LOC117572595 gene encoding IQ motif and SEC7 domain-containing protein 1 isoform X1 — encoded protein: MSEAEHKTLSPKRSEPDAPEQQQLLLHQTTQSLLMASSMLCPLPQSQPRPLNVEDLVHENNVLHAKLKELSIERDRLLCEVANLRLELDMSELKRLPLDLDEGFPQKSIERSGSTQYDLAGAPISSTGGGHGSTSTTDSVGGYVYLQNHYAGAGGHNSAATINYPAPQHPQMIYQIQQYPTCHQQQQQQQQQQQHQLQQHYMQVQAAPSVGSAGHYHHHYHHGHHHHHGGAVVIAGSGVGTGAGSAAGAVVLQQQQQQLQQLQLQQQQQQNMHKKNSIRNGGDVLKRTRAQSAYELSQDLLDKQIELLERKYGGVRARNAAVTIQRAFRHYMMVKKFASITAMAKAEKRLSRRMVVTASSMTLAEESAGSANASLSSAYGSTTESQLEQQQQQQQQQQQQQAAAAAAAGQQQPRVTIMAGPPGAASPGLSRTPPTRSMSMRERRQLDCSPIPRSQSGASPVSIGGSTTSVSGLASHPHVNLLHAAESHYYNAQAMPTTAAYYTSYHGSPHDLSFASSADTSLNASWVNTSGHSPHTPYYSAAQIYMRPKGGSTTPTPSCGSQGSGSGKKVPPEVPKRTSSITAQQQSQLLMMQRQTPPPPSLLRTNGLCKTAENGSLTSVQSSGSDSSVTSAERNMNSDLGSDRSNSPHTWKRGTALNSSQQFSTHSADSAGVCVTSQMQVAVAAVTAAGGVPPTDDHAISSHTSAAQYEQHEQQQHEQQQLQAAAAAAGVAQNYKMSETIRKRQYRVGLNLFNKKPEKGITYLIRRGFLENTPQGVARFLITRKGLSRQMIGEYLGNLQNQFNMAVLSCFAMELDLSGRQVDVALRKFQAYFRMPGEAQKIERLMEIFSQRYCECNADIVGRLRSSDTIFVLAFAIIMLNTDLHTPNLKPERRMRVEDFIKNLRGIDDCHDIDKDMLSGIFERVKSDEFKPGSDHVTQVMKVQATIVGKKPNLALPHRRLVCYCRLYEIPDVNKKERPGVHQREVFLFNDLLVITKIFSKKKTSVTYTFRNSFPLCGTVVTLLDLPNYPFCIQLSQKVDGKILITFNARNEHDRCKFAEDLKESISEMDEMESLRIEAELERQKSARNRATGNADNRDSGVADVEVCPCPYPQGTQAAGEQAPNSADSSQLKRSALSNSLLDMHEQFGNEKPQRRGSVGSLDSGMSISFQSTTTSSASRENAAAIAAAANAANAASKIRFNMQGTPNNVYAAPGMQAYTHANFVQQSQAAYLLQQQQMLQQQQVAAAQMQAHAQAQAQAQAQAQAQAQAQAQALTAAAVAPGPVVMGRIPGRERKASRSDDSRSTEV